In Microbacterium laevaniformans, a single window of DNA contains:
- a CDS encoding PKD domain-containing protein, with the protein MTGGVMVRIRTGVSGQQTRIIATVLAAAAAVIVSSLVVVAPARADVSPPEGTPSTVTADALPTVQINGIVWDQAVVGNVVYAAGKFTSARPAGAAAGTNETPRSNLLAYDITTGNLITSFAPSINAQVRQVEASPDGTRLYIVGDFTTVNGQTRNRVAAFDLPSGTLSTFNPNSNGVTSGVAATNETVYLTGTFGRMSGNDRAGAAAVTRAGALLPWAPVLEGRQGRVVVVSPDGTKVVLGGNFQTLNGSSNPGYGLAMVSAADASLLPFQTNNVIRNAGLDASIMSLKSDGAGSFYGTGYVFGDGGNLEGSFRSSWATGDLIWVNDCHGDEYDVQPMGDAVYAAGHPHYCGSLEDGFPQSEPWTFYRGIAVTNEPARITPSGLNNGYFDFGGNPAPRLLHWFPSFNAGSVSGASQGPWTVNGNSQYLVYGGEFTRVNNTGQQGLVRFAVPSKSTNAQGPLLWNTAWPATAIALSGGSVRVSWPLNYDRDSEFLTYEVLRNNVVVKTFENVRSKSPDWGLAAMAYIDNSVSNGTTYTYRVRATDAQGHSILGGTATVTATGTSTASAYRDAVLADTPLDYWPLDDDSSTLSYDWAGAADLTVNSGVTRGSAGAMLNDTRPSSTFDGSSAGFASTTQQIAGPDTFGIEAWIKTTTTAGGKIVGFGNSSTGTSGSYDRHVYMEPDGRITFGVYPGSVQTITSSASYNDGQWHQISAGLSSGGMVLYVDGVRVAMRTDVTSAQPYSGYWRVGGDSPWSGAAFFAGAIDDVAIYGAPLTRQQVAAHYVASGRTLAAATAPADAYGAAVYTLEPSLYWRLGESSGNIAADASGFGQPGTYVGAVAQGAAGALSGVSNTAATFSGGQVISKNTFSNPRSYSLEAWFKTSTTTGGKIIGFGNSPDGNSNNYDRHVYMTPDGSLIYGVWVGFSETLQTAPGYNDGAWHHVVATQGAEGMRLYVDGALKGSNGQANAQDYTGYWHVGGDVTWGPGDWEFDGQIDEVAVYPMPLAASDVVQHYALGATGTPANVPPTASFTSAVTKLAVAVDGTGSSDSDGTVAGYSWSWGDGSPDGTGATATHTYAAAGTYTVTLTVTDDKGATGVSSTPVTAVANQAPAASFTSTAADLTISVDGGGSTDSDGQVTSYAWNWGDGTPAGAGATASHTYATAGSYTVTLTVTDNDGATATQAIPVTVTAPVVGSTYANDSFNRTVASGLGTADNGGAWTLSNTASNYRVDGTKAVFIQPSATAQRYAYLTGVSSTDTAVNVDISFAQRPVGASAYATVHARRVGAVDYRARVIVAPSGGVTVQLLQTTTTLTNVGTTLNVAAGDALHLRVEAVGTAPTALRVKVWKVGTAEPAAWTATASDATAALQAAGSVGLGVYLGGGATNVPFETGFDNLWTGSSAGTAPANQPPVAAVTATPSGLSVAVDGSASSDADGTVSAYAWDFGDGGSGTGATASHTYATVGTYTVKLTVTDDKGATGSSSTSVTVTAPAGPPNQAPTAAFTATPSGLSIAVDGSASTDADGTVSAYAWDFGDGTSGTGVTATHAYAASGTYTVKLTVTDDKGATGMTTSAVTVAAPAAAPFAADDFGRASGTALGVAVVGGTWTQTQGTANVAIDAGRAKLTSQAAGQTRSATLNATTSASTDLTFGFALPALPTGARMYVSALGRVVGSDDYRARWVIAPGGGVQAQLARGGTVLASLDLPGFTLAANTVYTVRVQVDGTGTTALRSKIWPAGTAEPSAWQLSTTDTTAALQSAGFTGFTTYAGTGFTGLPFVVLVDDFQAKVVVP; encoded by the coding sequence ATGACTGGGGGAGTCATGGTGCGCATTCGTACCGGCGTCAGCGGACAGCAGACGCGGATCATCGCGACGGTTCTTGCGGCTGCCGCCGCCGTCATCGTCAGCAGTCTCGTCGTCGTTGCGCCCGCGCGTGCGGATGTCAGTCCGCCGGAGGGCACGCCGTCGACCGTCACGGCCGATGCGCTGCCGACCGTCCAGATCAACGGCATCGTCTGGGACCAGGCCGTCGTCGGCAATGTGGTCTACGCGGCGGGCAAGTTCACCTCGGCCCGCCCGGCGGGGGCGGCGGCCGGAACGAACGAGACGCCGCGCAGCAACCTCCTGGCGTACGACATCACGACGGGCAACCTCATCACGTCGTTCGCGCCGTCGATCAACGCGCAGGTGCGCCAGGTCGAGGCGTCGCCCGACGGCACCCGCCTCTACATCGTCGGCGACTTCACGACCGTCAACGGTCAGACGCGCAACCGCGTCGCCGCCTTCGATCTGCCCAGCGGGACCCTTTCGACCTTCAACCCGAACTCCAATGGAGTGACCTCCGGCGTCGCGGCGACGAACGAAACGGTGTATCTCACCGGCACCTTCGGCCGCATGTCGGGAAACGACCGCGCCGGCGCCGCCGCGGTCACACGCGCCGGGGCGCTCCTGCCGTGGGCCCCCGTGCTCGAGGGACGCCAGGGTCGCGTCGTGGTCGTCTCGCCCGACGGCACCAAGGTGGTCCTCGGCGGCAACTTCCAGACGCTCAACGGCAGCAGCAATCCCGGGTACGGCCTCGCGATGGTGAGTGCCGCGGATGCCTCGTTGCTGCCGTTCCAGACCAACAATGTGATCCGCAACGCCGGGCTCGACGCGTCGATCATGTCGCTCAAATCCGACGGTGCCGGATCGTTCTACGGCACCGGCTACGTGTTCGGCGACGGCGGCAATCTGGAGGGCAGCTTCCGATCCTCCTGGGCCACCGGCGACCTCATCTGGGTCAACGACTGCCACGGCGATGAATACGACGTGCAGCCCATGGGCGACGCCGTGTACGCCGCCGGTCATCCGCACTACTGCGGCAGCCTGGAGGACGGTTTCCCCCAGAGCGAACCCTGGACCTTCTACCGCGGCATCGCGGTGACGAACGAGCCCGCCCGGATCACGCCGTCTGGGCTCAACAACGGCTACTTCGACTTCGGCGGCAACCCGGCACCTCGGCTGCTGCACTGGTTCCCCAGCTTCAACGCCGGCTCGGTCAGCGGCGCCTCGCAGGGACCCTGGACGGTCAACGGCAACTCCCAGTACCTCGTCTACGGCGGCGAGTTCACCCGCGTCAACAACACGGGGCAACAGGGTCTCGTGCGCTTCGCGGTCCCATCGAAGTCGACCAATGCGCAGGGGCCCCTGCTGTGGAACACGGCGTGGCCGGCGACGGCGATCGCGCTGTCCGGGGGATCCGTCCGCGTCAGCTGGCCGCTCAACTACGACCGTGACAGCGAGTTCCTGACGTACGAGGTGCTGCGCAACAACGTCGTCGTGAAGACCTTTGAGAACGTCCGATCGAAGTCGCCCGACTGGGGTCTGGCGGCGATGGCCTACATCGACAACTCGGTGTCCAACGGCACGACGTACACCTATCGGGTGCGGGCGACCGATGCGCAGGGTCATTCCATCCTGGGTGGGACGGCGACGGTGACCGCTACGGGGACCTCGACCGCGAGTGCGTATCGCGACGCCGTGCTGGCCGACACCCCCCTGGACTACTGGCCGCTCGACGACGACTCCTCCACCCTGTCCTACGACTGGGCCGGCGCCGCCGACCTCACGGTCAACAGCGGAGTCACCAGAGGGAGCGCCGGCGCGATGCTCAATGACACGCGCCCGTCGTCCACCTTCGACGGATCGAGCGCCGGATTCGCATCCACGACGCAGCAGATCGCAGGTCCCGACACCTTCGGCATCGAGGCCTGGATCAAGACGACCACGACGGCAGGCGGCAAGATCGTCGGGTTCGGAAACAGCTCGACCGGAACGTCGGGCAGTTACGACCGGCATGTGTACATGGAGCCGGACGGCCGCATCACCTTCGGTGTCTACCCCGGTTCGGTCCAGACGATCACGTCCTCGGCGTCGTACAACGACGGTCAGTGGCATCAGATCTCGGCCGGCCTGAGCTCGGGCGGCATGGTCCTGTACGTGGACGGCGTGCGCGTCGCGATGCGCACCGACGTCACCTCCGCTCAGCCCTACAGCGGCTACTGGCGGGTCGGCGGCGACAGCCCGTGGTCCGGTGCCGCGTTCTTCGCCGGGGCGATCGACGACGTCGCGATCTACGGCGCGCCGCTGACCCGCCAGCAGGTGGCCGCCCACTACGTCGCCTCGGGGCGCACGCTCGCCGCCGCCACGGCGCCCGCCGATGCCTACGGCGCCGCCGTCTACACGCTCGAGCCGTCGCTGTACTGGCGGCTCGGAGAGAGCTCCGGAAACATCGCCGCTGACGCCTCCGGCTTCGGCCAACCCGGCACCTACGTCGGCGCGGTCGCACAAGGCGCGGCGGGTGCGCTGAGTGGAGTGAGCAACACGGCGGCGACGTTCTCCGGTGGGCAGGTGATCAGCAAGAACACGTTCTCCAACCCGCGTTCGTATTCGCTCGAGGCCTGGTTCAAGACATCGACGACGACCGGCGGAAAGATCATCGGGTTCGGCAACAGCCCCGACGGAAACTCCAACAACTACGATCGGCACGTCTACATGACGCCGGACGGCAGCCTGATCTACGGCGTATGGGTCGGCTTCAGTGAGACGCTCCAGACGGCGCCGGGCTACAACGACGGTGCGTGGCACCACGTCGTCGCCACGCAGGGCGCCGAGGGCATGAGGCTCTATGTCGACGGCGCGTTGAAGGGGTCGAACGGTCAGGCCAACGCGCAGGACTACACCGGCTACTGGCACGTCGGCGGCGACGTCACCTGGGGCCCGGGTGACTGGGAGTTCGACGGACAGATCGACGAGGTCGCGGTGTATCCGATGCCGCTCGCGGCGAGCGACGTCGTGCAGCACTACGCGCTCGGCGCGACGGGGACGCCGGCGAACGTTCCGCCGACCGCGTCGTTCACCTCGGCGGTCACCAAACTCGCCGTGGCGGTCGACGGTACGGGCTCGAGCGACAGCGACGGGACGGTCGCCGGGTACAGCTGGTCGTGGGGAGACGGGTCGCCGGACGGCACCGGTGCAACGGCAACGCACACCTACGCGGCGGCCGGCACGTACACCGTGACGCTCACGGTGACCGACGACAAGGGGGCGACGGGTGTGTCCTCGACGCCCGTCACCGCGGTCGCCAACCAGGCGCCCGCCGCGTCCTTCACCTCGACGGCGGCGGACCTGACCATTTCCGTGGACGGCGGTGGATCGACCGACAGTGACGGTCAGGTCACCTCCTACGCCTGGAACTGGGGCGACGGGACCCCCGCGGGCGCCGGAGCGACGGCATCCCACACCTACGCCACTGCCGGCTCGTACACGGTCACGCTCACCGTGACGGACAACGACGGCGCCACGGCGACGCAGGCGATCCCCGTGACCGTCACGGCGCCGGTGGTGGGGTCGACGTACGCCAACGACTCGTTCAACCGTACGGTGGCATCCGGACTCGGCACGGCCGACAACGGCGGTGCATGGACACTGTCGAACACGGCGTCCAACTACCGGGTCGATGGGACGAAGGCCGTCTTCATCCAGCCCTCCGCCACGGCGCAGCGCTACGCGTACCTGACGGGTGTGTCTTCGACCGACACTGCGGTGAACGTCGATATCAGCTTCGCTCAGCGGCCGGTGGGCGCCAGCGCGTATGCGACGGTGCACGCACGGCGCGTCGGCGCCGTCGACTACCGTGCGCGCGTGATCGTCGCCCCGTCGGGCGGGGTCACCGTGCAGCTCTTGCAGACGACGACCACGCTCACCAACGTGGGCACGACGCTGAACGTCGCCGCGGGCGATGCGCTGCACCTGCGTGTCGAGGCGGTCGGCACGGCACCGACGGCGCTGCGCGTCAAGGTCTGGAAGGTGGGCACCGCCGAACCGGCGGCATGGACCGCGACGGCGAGCGACGCCACCGCGGCACTGCAGGCGGCCGGCTCTGTCGGGCTGGGCGTCTATCTCGGCGGGGGAGCGACGAACGTTCCGTTCGAGACCGGGTTCGACAACCTCTGGACGGGATCGTCCGCGGGGACCGCCCCCGCGAACCAGCCGCCCGTCGCCGCGGTGACGGCGACCCCCTCGGGGCTGTCGGTCGCCGTCGACGGCTCCGCGTCCTCCGATGCGGACGGGACCGTGTCGGCATATGCCTGGGACTTCGGCGACGGGGGATCGGGCACGGGAGCGACCGCCTCGCACACCTACGCCACCGTGGGCACCTATACGGTGAAACTCACCGTCACGGACGACAAGGGTGCGACGGGGAGCTCGTCGACATCGGTGACGGTCACCGCGCCGGCCGGACCGCCGAACCAGGCACCGACCGCGGCCTTCACGGCGACGCCTTCGGGATTGTCGATCGCCGTGGACGGGTCTGCGTCGACGGATGCCGACGGCACCGTATCCGCTTACGCGTGGGACTTCGGCGACGGGACGAGCGGCACAGGGGTCACGGCCACACACGCCTACGCGGCATCGGGAACCTACACGGTGAAGCTCACCGTGACCGACGACAAGGGGGCGACAGGCATGACGACGAGCGCCGTCACCGTCGCCGCCCCCGCGGCTGCGCCGTTCGCGGCCGACGACTTCGGTCGCGCCTCCGGCACTGCGCTGGGCGTGGCGGTCGTGGGCGGCACGTGGACCCAGACCCAGGGCACCGCCAACGTCGCGATCGACGCAGGAAGGGCGAAGCTCACCTCGCAGGCCGCGGGACAGACGCGCTCGGCGACGCTGAACGCGACGACCTCGGCGAGCACCGATCTCACCTTCGGGTTCGCACTGCCGGCGCTGCCGACCGGAGCGCGCATGTACGTTTCCGCCCTCGGCCGCGTCGTCGGGTCGGACGACTACCGCGCGCGGTGGGTCATCGCGCCGGGTGGGGGCGTGCAGGCGCAGCTCGCGCGCGGCGGCACGGTGCTGGCCTCGCTCGATCTTCCCGGATTCACCCTCGCGGCCAACACCGTGTACACCGTGCGCGTGCAGGTGGACGGTACGGGGACGACCGCTCTGCGCAGCAAGATCTGGCCCGCGGGCACCGCGGAGCCCTCGGCATGGCAGCTGAGCACCACCGACACCACGGCGGCGCTGCAGTCGGCGGGCTTCACCGGCTTCACCACCTACGCGGGCACGGGCTTCACAGGCCTGCCGTTCGTCGTGCTCGTGGATGACTTCCAGGCGAAGGTCGTGGTGCCGTGA
- a CDS encoding CDP-alcohol phosphatidyltransferase family protein, with translation MTVAAAYAQLGAAQKGRGRGAPAYSLYVNRPVGRVIAAGAYAVGLTPNQVTAVSAGLTFTGIVLLATVPPSLLLGVVVWLLLAAGYAWDSADGQVARLRGGGSLAGEWLDHVVDAAKLVSLHVAVAVGALRFFDAPVAWILVPLGFTIVATVAFFGMILNDLLRARAGVAQAAEAGGSSPLRSILGLPVDYGVWCLSFVLWGAPPVFVVVYSMLALTALAHLVAALPVWFRRMKHLG, from the coding sequence GTGACCGTCGCAGCGGCCTACGCGCAGCTCGGCGCCGCGCAGAAGGGCCGGGGACGCGGAGCTCCGGCGTACTCGCTCTACGTCAACCGTCCGGTCGGCCGGGTCATCGCGGCCGGCGCATACGCGGTCGGGCTGACACCCAATCAGGTGACCGCCGTCAGTGCCGGGCTGACATTCACGGGGATCGTCCTTCTCGCGACGGTACCTCCGTCGTTGCTCCTCGGCGTCGTCGTCTGGCTGCTGCTCGCCGCGGGCTACGCCTGGGACAGCGCAGACGGGCAGGTCGCCCGGCTGCGCGGCGGAGGGTCTCTGGCCGGCGAGTGGCTCGATCACGTGGTCGATGCGGCCAAGCTGGTCAGTCTGCACGTGGCGGTCGCCGTCGGGGCGTTGCGCTTCTTCGATGCGCCGGTGGCGTGGATCCTGGTACCGCTGGGCTTCACGATCGTTGCGACGGTCGCGTTCTTCGGGATGATCCTGAACGATCTGCTGCGCGCTCGCGCCGGCGTGGCCCAGGCGGCGGAGGCGGGAGGATCGTCGCCGCTGCGATCGATCCTCGGGCTCCCTGTCGATTACGGGGTCTGGTGTCTCTCGTTCGTGCTGTGGGGAGCACCGCCGGTGTTCGTCGTGGTGTACTCCATGCTCGCGTTGACGGCTCTCGCGCACCTCGTTGCGGCGCTGCCGGTGTGGTTTCGCCGCATGAAGCACCTCGGATGA
- a CDS encoding right-handed parallel beta-helix repeat-containing protein, whose amino-acid sequence MRSTASAVLLVSALLAGGVPTAALAVDRDIASSPTVVTAAAPAVVFADDMQRSVATGLGGASGAATYRMSDPRAFSVSGGAARAVIRVPGTSVAASPSGLTALDTTQSVAFTVPSLPAFGRGVYLNLQARKTASGFYHVQVVVDPKGSAVLEALRVTGSRQVVLARTTLSTRLRAHTSIVLEASVRGTTSVAVDAVVTVGGVTTRLAATDASSARLAAAGAVSVGGYLSSSSSAQQFVFDDYRVAVAPTGAGPGSNSPQPTPSQPSTPRPSPTPSPTLAPSPTPAPTPSPAPTPSPSVQPDPSSSSTLTWDESGTRRHRGAPLPGVSSAPIPVGAVIVDGSARAGGTGSASAPFSTIQSAVDRASTGAVIVVHSGTYNENVTVPAGKRVTIQSAPGAQVWLDGARPVTGWRSAGTTWVVDGWTAQFDSSPTFTRGAPDGTTSGWQWISAGHPMAAHPDQIWIDGAALAQVGSRDQVRPGTFFVDTAADRLYIGSSPESHQVRASSETKALSIRGAGTVIRDIGIRGYATSVWMMGTVTIEAPDVTLQGVTVADNATTGVFVGAARATLRDVTLARNGLLGIGANLADDLRLENVLALENNAEHFNQAPVSGGVKIAKSRGVRVVDSAFLRNDGPGIWTDQSVFDLTIARSDLIGNLGHGAFIELTQKVDIVDDLIVGNGGNALKINNTGDVQIWNNTIVGGNRTINIVQDSRSQEDASVPGHDPRRPFPDPDMPWTIRDIALGNNVVGGSSGACTLCVEDYSHRFAASELNIRSDGNIFQRTGASQPAWLVVWSRGAANVNPFGFTTLDGYRAITGQDLHSISIDGRPVTTPTGSLLGDVSHPGVAQPRPPRAAAWWTGSVDGVGARMP is encoded by the coding sequence ATGCGTTCCACGGCGTCTGCCGTCCTTCTCGTCAGCGCGCTCCTCGCCGGCGGCGTTCCCACCGCCGCCCTCGCCGTCGATCGTGACATCGCCTCCTCGCCGACGGTTGTGACCGCTGCGGCACCCGCCGTGGTCTTCGCGGACGACATGCAGCGCAGCGTCGCGACGGGACTCGGCGGGGCCTCGGGCGCGGCCACGTACCGAATGTCCGACCCGCGCGCCTTCTCCGTCTCGGGCGGAGCGGCGCGTGCGGTCATCCGCGTTCCCGGAACGTCGGTGGCCGCATCGCCGTCCGGGCTCACAGCGCTGGACACGACGCAATCGGTCGCCTTCACGGTGCCGAGCCTTCCCGCGTTCGGACGCGGGGTGTATCTGAATCTGCAGGCGCGCAAGACCGCCTCCGGGTTCTACCACGTGCAGGTGGTCGTCGATCCGAAGGGCTCCGCGGTGCTCGAGGCGCTCCGAGTCACCGGATCACGCCAAGTCGTGCTCGCTCGCACCACCCTCTCGACCCGGCTCCGCGCCCACACCTCCATCGTCCTCGAAGCGAGTGTGAGGGGCACTACTTCCGTGGCGGTCGACGCCGTCGTGACGGTCGGTGGTGTCACCACCCGGCTCGCCGCCACGGACGCGAGCTCGGCCCGTCTCGCCGCCGCCGGCGCGGTCAGCGTGGGCGGCTACCTCTCGAGCAGCTCGTCTGCTCAGCAGTTCGTCTTCGACGATTACCGTGTCGCCGTCGCGCCGACGGGGGCCGGTCCCGGCAGCAACAGCCCTCAGCCCACGCCGTCGCAGCCGTCGACGCCGCGCCCCTCCCCGACGCCGTCCCCGACACTCGCGCCGTCCCCGACACCCGCGCCGACGCCGTCCCCCGCGCCGACTCCGTCTCCGTCCGTGCAGCCCGACCCGTCGTCGAGCTCCACGCTCACCTGGGACGAGTCCGGCACACGGCGCCACCGTGGTGCCCCGTTGCCGGGCGTGTCCAGCGCGCCGATTCCGGTCGGCGCCGTCATCGTCGACGGTTCCGCACGCGCCGGGGGCACCGGGTCGGCCTCCGCACCCTTCTCCACCATCCAGAGCGCTGTCGACCGCGCCAGCACCGGTGCCGTCATCGTCGTCCACAGCGGCACCTACAACGAGAACGTCACCGTACCGGCCGGTAAGCGCGTGACGATCCAATCCGCGCCCGGTGCGCAGGTCTGGCTCGACGGCGCTCGCCCCGTCACCGGGTGGCGCAGCGCCGGAACGACGTGGGTCGTCGACGGGTGGACGGCGCAGTTCGATTCCAGCCCCACGTTCACCCGTGGTGCCCCCGACGGCACGACCAGCGGATGGCAGTGGATCAGCGCGGGACACCCGATGGCGGCCCATCCCGACCAGATCTGGATCGACGGCGCGGCGCTGGCACAGGTCGGCAGTCGCGATCAGGTGCGTCCCGGCACCTTCTTCGTGGATACCGCCGCCGATCGCCTGTACATCGGTTCCTCGCCGGAGAGCCATCAGGTGCGCGCGTCATCGGAGACCAAGGCGCTCTCGATCCGAGGCGCCGGCACGGTCATCCGTGACATCGGCATCCGGGGATATGCGACATCGGTCTGGATGATGGGCACCGTGACGATCGAGGCGCCGGATGTCACCCTTCAGGGGGTGACCGTCGCCGACAACGCGACGACGGGAGTGTTCGTGGGGGCCGCGCGCGCGACTCTGCGCGACGTGACCCTCGCTCGCAACGGTCTGCTGGGCATCGGGGCGAACCTGGCGGACGATCTGCGTCTCGAGAACGTCCTGGCCCTCGAGAACAACGCGGAGCACTTCAACCAGGCTCCGGTGTCGGGGGGCGTGAAGATCGCCAAGTCGCGCGGTGTTCGCGTCGTCGATTCCGCCTTCCTCCGCAACGACGGCCCGGGGATCTGGACGGACCAGTCCGTCTTCGATCTCACGATCGCCAGGAGCGACCTGATCGGCAATCTCGGGCACGGCGCCTTCATCGAGCTGACTCAGAAGGTCGACATCGTCGACGATCTCATCGTCGGGAACGGCGGCAATGCGCTGAAGATCAACAACACCGGCGACGTGCAGATCTGGAACAACACGATCGTCGGCGGAAACCGGACGATCAACATCGTCCAAGACTCTCGCAGCCAGGAGGACGCGTCCGTCCCTGGCCACGATCCGCGGCGTCCGTTCCCCGACCCCGACATGCCGTGGACGATCCGGGACATCGCCCTCGGCAACAATGTGGTGGGAGGCAGCAGCGGCGCGTGCACCCTGTGTGTCGAGGACTACTCGCACCGCTTCGCCGCGAGTGAGCTGAACATCCGATCGGACGGCAACATCTTCCAGCGCACGGGAGCATCGCAGCCCGCGTGGCTCGTCGTATGGTCCCGGGGCGCCGCGAACGTGAATCCCTTCGGCTTCACGACGCTCGACGGCTACCGTGCGATCACGGGCCAGGACCTGCACTCGATCTCCATCGACGGTCGCCCGGTGACCACCCCCACCGGTTCTCTGCTGGGCGATGTGTCGCACCCAGGTGTCGCGCAACCCCGCCCTCCGCGCGCAGCGGCGTGGTGGACGGGATCGGTCGACGGGGTCGGGGCGCGGATGCCGTGA